One genomic region from Sulfolobales archaeon encodes:
- a CDS encoding transcription initiation factor IIB, whose protein sequence is MASGVNEVAVKVREDSNQEVRCPPDKIVIDIARGAYICEETGEVLEERIVDQGPEWRAFTPEERERRTRSGSPLAPAMEDIGLVTIIDYKDRDATGKKLDLKKKMEYARIRKWQIRTKVQNAIDRNLTQASSELQRLANSLGLPKEVQEQAAIIYRKAVEAGLVRGRAIESVVAAALYAACRIMNVPRSLDEIAQYTRSGRKELARCFRLLYKELDWKELGLEMPKPDPFHYVPKIISTLGLSGSIEATAKDILKKIRDTGIGAGKDPAGIAAAAVYIACLLNNEKKTQKEIAMVAGVTEVTVRNRYKEIVKALKLNLPLT, encoded by the coding sequence ATGGCTTCCGGAGTTAACGAGGTGGCTGTAAAGGTTAGGGAAGACTCTAACCAAGAGGTTAGATGCCCGCCTGATAAAATAGTGATAGATATAGCTAGGGGAGCCTATATATGCGAGGAGACAGGGGAGGTTCTAGAGGAGAGGATTGTGGATCAAGGGCCTGAGTGGAGAGCATTCACGCCGGAGGAGAGGGAGAGGAGAACTAGGTCTGGCTCTCCCCTCGCCCCCGCGATGGAGGATATAGGTCTTGTGACTATTATAGATTATAAGGATAGAGATGCTACTGGTAAGAAGCTGGATCTTAAGAAGAAAATGGAGTATGCTAGGATAAGAAAGTGGCAGATCAGAACAAAGGTTCAGAACGCTATAGATAGAAACCTAACACAGGCTAGCTCAGAGCTTCAGAGGCTAGCAAACTCCCTTGGATTGCCGAAGGAGGTGCAGGAGCAGGCCGCGATAATATATAGAAAGGCTGTTGAGGCAGGCCTTGTGAGGGGGAGGGCTATAGAGAGTGTTGTAGCCGCAGCCCTCTACGCAGCATGCAGGATCATGAATGTTCCGAGGAGCCTAGATGAGATAGCACAATACACAAGAAGCGGGAGGAAGGAGCTGGCCAGATGCTTCAGACTCCTCTATAAAGAGCTAGACTGGAAGGAGCTGGGGCTTGAGATGCCGAAACCAGATCCATTCCACTATGTACCAAAGATAATAAGCACACTAGGTCTAAGTGGGAGTATAGAGGCAACTGCAAAGGATATCCTGAAGAAGATAAGGGATACAGGTATAGGTGCTGGGAAAGACCCTGCTGGGATAGCTGCTGCGGCGGTATACATAGCATGCCTCCTAAATAACGAGAAAAAGACTCAGAAAGAAATAGCTATGGTAGCTGGGGTGACCGAGGTTACGGTTAGAAATAGATATAAGGAGATTGTAAAGGCGCTAAAGCTAAACCTACCCCTAACATAG